A single window of Chitinophagales bacterium DNA harbors:
- a CDS encoding thiamine pyrophosphate-dependent enzyme, with the protein MELPTVSSFLDNKQPITSDENIYFKDKKSLLNDYFIAQLSREISLLSRREVLTGKAKFGILGDGKELPQIALSKVFRRGDFRSGYYRDQTIMLALGLSEPSHLFAQLYANPNPEEEPHSAGRQMNCHFATHSLDENGDWKNLMEQYNSSADIAPTAGQMSRAVGLALASKTYRSIPALHSMSQFSNKGNEVVFVTIGDSSTSEGPFWESINAVGVMQVPMLISVWDDGYGISVPKKYQTTKESISEVLSGFQRTEDKAGFDIYTVKAWDYPNLCKVYQEAAEKVRRTHIPAIVHVMEVTQQQGHSTSGSHERYKTKERLSWEKEWDCNKKMKEWILQNGLATKEELLQKEREAKTEARAGLRKAWSDFNEPLKKHIANLINLYDRLHPNVHNKKAVMDARESLLAEIHPTLRDIAQSARNLLMELYQEQHPLINELRNWKNQFQAANQETYSSYLFSQTEESALNVREVKPAYGDVLQLISGYEILNQCFDAAFARDERVMAFGEDVGHIGGVNQAFAGLQEKYGIERIFDTGIRENTIMGQGIGLAMRGLRPIAEIQYLDYFIYGMQPIVDDLSTIAYRTKGRQKAPMIIRTRGHRLEGVWHTGSPMGMILNGIRGVHVLVPRNMTQAAGFYNTLLQSDEPALVVECLNGYRLKEKKPENIADMQTPLGKVEVLQAGKDITLVTYGSTCRIVEKAAERLKERLKISCEVIDVQSLLPFDLEHDILKSLQKTNRLLIVDEDVPGGASAFILQQIIEVQGGFKWLDSAPATLTAKAHRAAYGSDGDYYSKPNIEDVVEKVYGIMHEVLPKQYPLFF; encoded by the coding sequence ATGGAGCTACCAACAGTTTCATCTTTCTTAGATAACAAACAGCCTATTACGAGTGATGAAAATATTTATTTCAAAGATAAAAAATCCCTTCTAAACGATTATTTTATTGCCCAACTCAGTAGAGAAATTAGTCTATTGTCAAGGCGAGAAGTGCTTACAGGAAAGGCAAAATTTGGCATCTTAGGAGACGGAAAGGAATTACCACAGATAGCATTGTCAAAAGTTTTTCGAAGGGGTGATTTTAGGTCGGGTTATTACCGTGACCAAACAATTATGCTTGCTTTAGGACTGTCAGAACCCTCCCATTTATTCGCACAGTTATACGCCAATCCCAATCCTGAAGAAGAGCCACATTCTGCTGGTCGTCAAATGAATTGCCATTTTGCAACGCATAGTTTAGACGAGAATGGAGATTGGAAAAACCTAATGGAGCAGTACAATTCTTCTGCTGATATTGCGCCTACTGCTGGTCAAATGAGCCGAGCAGTTGGCTTAGCATTGGCTTCAAAAACCTACCGTTCGATTCCTGCTTTACATTCTATGAGTCAATTCAGCAACAAAGGGAATGAAGTAGTATTTGTGACTATTGGAGATTCGAGTACGAGTGAAGGCCCTTTTTGGGAGAGCATCAATGCCGTTGGAGTGATGCAAGTTCCTATGTTGATTTCTGTTTGGGACGATGGCTATGGTATATCGGTTCCTAAGAAGTATCAAACTACCAAAGAAAGCATTTCGGAGGTTTTGAGTGGATTCCAGAGAACGGAAGATAAGGCTGGTTTTGATATTTACACAGTCAAAGCATGGGATTATCCAAATCTCTGTAAGGTGTATCAAGAGGCTGCCGAGAAAGTGCGTAGAACGCATATCCCTGCTATCGTTCATGTGATGGAAGTGACTCAGCAACAGGGACATTCGACCAGTGGTTCTCATGAGCGTTACAAAACCAAAGAACGCTTGTCATGGGAAAAGGAATGGGACTGCAATAAGAAAATGAAGGAGTGGATTTTACAAAATGGCTTGGCAACGAAGGAAGAATTATTGCAGAAAGAAAGAGAGGCAAAGACAGAAGCAAGGGCAGGTTTGAGAAAGGCATGGAGTGACTTCAATGAGCCTTTGAAGAAACATATTGCAAATTTGATAAACTTATACGACCGATTGCATCCCAATGTGCACAACAAAAAGGCGGTCATGGATGCAAGAGAATCATTGCTGGCAGAAATTCACCCAACATTGAGAGACATCGCACAGTCTGCTCGAAATTTGTTGATGGAACTGTACCAAGAGCAGCATCCATTGATAAATGAACTCCGTAACTGGAAAAACCAATTTCAAGCGGCCAATCAGGAAACGTACAGTTCTTATTTGTTTAGTCAAACAGAAGAATCTGCTCTAAATGTTCGTGAAGTAAAACCTGCTTACGGTGATGTTCTTCAATTGATAAGTGGTTACGAAATTTTGAATCAGTGTTTTGATGCAGCTTTTGCAAGGGACGAAAGAGTGATGGCTTTTGGTGAAGATGTAGGACATATTGGAGGAGTTAACCAAGCATTTGCAGGGCTTCAAGAAAAGTATGGCATCGAGCGAATTTTTGACACAGGTATTCGAGAAAACACCATTATGGGGCAAGGAATAGGGTTGGCAATGAGAGGTTTACGACCTATTGCAGAAATTCAATACTTAGATTATTTTATCTACGGAATGCAGCCAATTGTAGATGATTTATCTACCATTGCTTACCGCACCAAAGGCCGTCAAAAAGCCCCAATGATTATCCGTACCCGTGGACACCGTTTGGAGGGAGTATGGCATACAGGGTCTCCTATGGGAATGATTCTGAATGGAATAAGAGGTGTGCATGTTTTGGTTCCACGCAATATGACCCAAGCAGCAGGTTTCTACAATACCTTGCTGCAATCGGATGAACCCGCCTTGGTTGTAGAATGTTTGAACGGATACCGTTTGAAGGAAAAAAAACCTGAAAATATCGCTGATATGCAAACCCCTCTGGGTAAGGTAGAGGTACTTCAAGCAGGCAAAGATATTACCCTTGTCACTTATGGTTCTACTTGCAGAATCGTAGAAAAAGCAGCAGAACGCTTAAAAGAACGCCTGAAAATTAGTTGTGAAGTAATTGATGTTCAGAGCTTGCTACCTTTTGATTTGGAACATGACATTTTGAAGTCTCTTCAAAAAACCAATCGCTTATTGATTGTAGATGAAGATGTACCTGGCGGTGCCTCTGCATTTATTTTGCAGCAAATCATAGAAGTACAAGGTGGATTCAAATGGCTTGATTCTGCGCCTGCTACCCTTACTGCAAAAGCACATAGAGCCGCTTATGGTTCAGATGGAGACTATTACTCCAAACCAAACATTGAAGATGTAGTCGAGAAAGTATATGGAATTATGCATGAAGTTCTGCCTAAGCAGTATCCTTTGTTTTTTTAG